The Streptomyces sp. NBC_00435 nucleotide sequence GGCTCCCGAGGGTCGGAGGAACGGACGGCGCTCCCGGGTCAGGAGACGGTGATGAAACGGCCCGTGCTCGGCACCCCCTGGGCGTCGAGGGCGAAGAGCATGTAGGTGCCCGGGAGCACCACGCCCGTGTCGGCGGGTACGGACACCGTGTACGCGCCCGCGCCCGCGGGCGCCGACACCAGGGGTACCCGGCGCTGGTCGTTGTCGGTGGAGTGGGTCGCGGCCGCCGCCCGCATCAGGACGAACGAAGCCACCGGAGCCTGGGTGGACACCGTGAGCGAGGCGCCGGGGGCAGCCTTGGAGGGGACTCCTCCGGTGATCTCGGGGCGCGCCTTCGGTGATCCGTCCGCGTTGAGCAGGTACGGCGGGGTGAAGACGGCCCCGTCGGCGTGGTTGGTCGCGCAGTCTCCGCACAGGCCCCCGCCGCCGGAGAAGATCCGGCCGTCCGGCAACAGGTTGGCCACGCTGTGGTAGTTGCGCGGGACGGCCATGGTCGCGAGCGGGGTGAAGACACCCGTGGCCGGGTCCCACAGCTCGGGCGTCAGCACCGAGGTCGCGTCACTGAACGGCACCGGATAGGCCTGCCCGCCGAAGACCACGACCTTGCCGTCGGGCAGGACGACACTGTTGCTGAAGGCGCGGGCGTACTCCATGTCCCCGGTACGGGCGGTCTCGACCTGACTGCCCGAGATGCTCACGGTGTACGCGCGCCGGGTGGCGGGGGTCTTCTCGTAGGCGGGCGAACCGCCCAGGGTGAGGAGCTTTCCGATGTCGTAGGCGACCGCGTTGCCGGTCATCGCGTCGGCACTGTCGGCCCGGGTGCCGGCGGAGGTGATGCCGCCCGTACCGCTGGTCGAGATCCAGTTCATCTGCTTGCTCGGGCCCAGTTGCAGTACCTTGCCGCCCGAAGTGGCGTGCAGCCACATGTGGTTGTCGGCCCGGTAGGGTCCGGCCGGGTCGGCGGTGGACGCCGGGACGGCGGAGACGCCGGTGAGCTGACGCCAGGTCCGGGTGTCCGGCGACCAGACCTCGCCGGCCTTGTCCCCGGCGGGCCCGCTCCAGGATCCGCCCAGGACGAAGGCCTCACCGGTGGAGAGCAGCGTCATGGCCTGGTAGCCGCGGGCGATGTTCATGCTGGTGGTGGCGGACCACTCGTCGGTGGCCGGATCGTAGACGCTGGCCTTCTCCGCGTTGCTGCCCCCGGTGACCAGCACCCGGCCGTCGGCCAGCATGGCTATGCCGGGGCAGAACATGTCGTGCCCCGTGTTGTCGATGCGGCGCTGGGTGACCTTGCCCGTCTTCAGGTCCAGGATCGCGGTCTGGGTGTAGCCGTTGCTGCCGCCGAAGCGGTCCAGCGCGTACGCCGACCAGGCCAGCAGCTTGTCACCCGGCAGGACGGCGGTGGCCACGGGGACCAGGGGGAAGCCGGTGATCCGACCCCAGGACCCGTGGACGGCGGGGCTGGCCGGTCCGCTCAGGCGTATCTCGGCGGCCGAGGTCCACGGGCCCCGGGCGCCGGCCTCCGTGGTCACGGTGAGCCGTACGAAGCGGGTGTTCTCGGTACGGGTGAAGGTGGCGGTCTTGACGGTGTCGTCGTCCCGCCAGGTGCCCGCGGCCACCGGGGCGCCGAAGGCGGTGCCGTCGGCGCTGGTGGTGACGGTGTACGCGCCCGCCCGGCCGTTGGGTCCGCTCGACCGGGGATGGTAGACGAGCGCGGAGACCGCCGTCGTGCGGTGCGTGTCGATGGTGATGCCGTGCGGGAGCGGGGTGGGGGTGCCCCCGGACCACTTGCTGTGCCAGAGGGTGCCGGTGTCACCGTCGAGGACGTTGGCCGCGCGGCCGCTCTCACCGCCCGTCTCCTCGTCGCTCGCCGCGGCCGTCCATCCGGTCCGGGGCAGGTCGACGGTGGCGGCGGGGGTGCCGGGGTCGCCCAGCAGGTTGATCTCGGAGGCCGAGCTCCAGGGACCGCGGCCGCCCGCCTCGGTGAGCGCGGTCAGACGTACGAAGCGGGCTCCCTGCGGGGCGAACCCGAGGGTCTTGGCACCCGCGTCGTCCGCGAGCGTGCCGGTGGCGACCGGGGCCGCCCAGTTCTGCCCGTCCGTACTGAGGCTGATGCCGTACTCGCCGACGCGACCGTTGGACCCGTTGGTGCGGGGCGTGTAGACGAGCGCCGAGACGACGGCCGTGCGCTTCATGTCCAGGGTGATGCTGTGCGGGAGCGGGGTGGGGGTGCCGGACCACTTGCTGTGCCAGAGGGTGCCGGTGTCACCGTCGAGGACGTTGGCCGCGCGGCCGCTCTCACCGCCCGTCTCCTCGTCGCTCGCCGCGGCCGTCCATCCGGTCCGGTCGAGGACCGGGGCCGAGGGCTCCATGGCGTTCGCCGGAACGATGCCGTGGTGCGGCGACCCCGTCGCCGTCTGCTGGTCGAAGGGGACGGGTGCGGGCCGGGGTTCCGGTCCGCGGCCGGCCGCGGCCGAGCTCGTGACGCCGAGCCACGGCGTGAAGCCGATCAGGGACGCGCCGACGCCGAAGGCTATGAGCGTGCGCGAGCGGCGTAGCGCGCGGGGTAAGGCGGGGAAGCGCCTGGACTGCAATCTGACCTCCTGGAGCGAACCTGCATGCCCCATGGAAGATAGGTCAACGCTTCCACAACTCGCCTAAACCAGGAGAGAGTTGACGCAAAACCGCATCTGCTACAGCGGTACGTCGCCATTGGCCGCGAACGCGCCGCCGTGGCCGGGCACGATCAGGTCGGCAGCGGCCAGCACCCGCAGCCGGGACGCCCGCAGCACCCCGCGGTCCGGGGCCACCGGGTCGTCGGCCGGTCCGTCCGCGTGCCACCACAGGTCACCGGCGAACGCGACCACGCCCGAGCCGGTTCCGGCCAGCAGGGTGATGTCCTCGAGGCTGTGCCCCGGAGTGCGGATCAGCCGGAGCGACGGGGTGAGTTCGTAGCCCTCCGCGTCCCGGTTCCGCCACTGGTCGCCGGCGTACTCCACCTTGTGGTCGTGGACCAGGGCCCGGCCGAACAGCCCCGCGTTCATGGTGTTGTCCGGGTGGTGGTGGCTGAGCACCACGTCGGTGATGTCGTCGGGGCCGAGCCCCAGTTCCGCGAGCGGGCCGAGGATGTCCTCGCGGCTCGCCACCATGCCGGGGTCGAAGACGATGTGCCGGCCGGCGTCGGACACGTAGGAGACGGTGGCGGCGACACCGGGGCCGGTGGAGCCGACGTAGCCGGTGGTCAGGATCTTGTAGACGGCGTCGCGGCCGAGCGGGGCGTCCGTGGCGCGGGCCGTCGCGCTGCCCGCCGTCCCGTCCGTCGTGGTGTTCGTCGTGGTGTTCGTCGTGTTCGTCATGTCCGCAATCCTCGCGCGCGGCCGGGAGGCGTACGAGTGGCGCATCTGCCAGTGATCGCGGGATTTGTGCCAAGCGTGGCAGACTGCCTCCGTGCCCCCCTTCACGACCGTCGCCGCGTACGTCCCGCCCGGCGCCGGCATGCTCGCCGTCGGGATCGTCAGCGAGGTGTTCGGCCCGCACGGGGCGGGGCTGCCCGGCTTCGACTTCGCCCTGTGCGCCGACCGGCCCGGACCGGTTCCCACCGACACCGGAGTACCGCTCGCGATCGCGCACGGTCTCGACCGGCTGGCCGTCGCCGATCTGGTGATCGCCCTGCCGGGGGCCGGTTTCCGCACCCCGCCCGGTCCCGCAGTGCTCGACGCGCTGTCGTCCGCGTACGAGGGCGGCTCGCTGGTCGCGGCCCACTGCGTCGGAACGTTCGCGCTCGCCGAGGCCGGGCTGCTCGACGGGCGGCGGGCCACCACCCATTGGCGGTTCGCCGGACTGCTGGCCGACCGCCACCCGGAGGTCGACGTCGAACCGCACGCCCTGTACATCGACGAAGGGCGGATCATCACGGGCGCGGGGGCCGCCGCGGGCTTCGAC carries:
- a CDS encoding MBL fold metallo-hydrolase, whose translation is MTNTTNTTTNTTTDGTAGSATARATDAPLGRDAVYKILTTGYVGSTGPGVAATVSYVSDAGRHIVFDPGMVASREDILGPLAELGLGPDDITDVVLSHHHPDNTMNAGLFGRALVHDHKVEYAGDQWRNRDAEGYELTPSLRLIRTPGHSLEDITLLAGTGSGVVAFAGDLWWHADGPADDPVAPDRGVLRASRLRVLAAADLIVPGHGGAFAANGDVPL
- a CDS encoding discoidin domain-containing protein, which codes for MQSRRFPALPRALRRSRTLIAFGVGASLIGFTPWLGVTSSAAAGRGPEPRPAPVPFDQQTATGSPHHGIVPANAMEPSAPVLDRTGWTAAASDEETGGESGRAANVLDGDTGTLWHSKWSGTPTPLPHSITLDMKRTAVVSALVYTPRTNGSNGRVGEYGISLSTDGQNWAAPVATGTLADDAGAKTLGFAPQGARFVRLTALTEAGGRGPWSSASEINLLGDPGTPAATVDLPRTGWTAAASDEETGGESGRAANVLDGDTGTLWHSKWSGGTPTPLPHGITIDTHRTTAVSALVYHPRSSGPNGRAGAYTVTTSADGTAFGAPVAAGTWRDDDTVKTATFTRTENTRFVRLTVTTEAGARGPWTSAAEIRLSGPASPAVHGSWGRITGFPLVPVATAVLPGDKLLAWSAYALDRFGGSNGYTQTAILDLKTGKVTQRRIDNTGHDMFCPGIAMLADGRVLVTGGSNAEKASVYDPATDEWSATTSMNIARGYQAMTLLSTGEAFVLGGSWSGPAGDKAGEVWSPDTRTWRQLTGVSAVPASTADPAGPYRADNHMWLHATSGGKVLQLGPSKQMNWISTSGTGGITSAGTRADSADAMTGNAVAYDIGKLLTLGGSPAYEKTPATRRAYTVSISGSQVETARTGDMEYARAFSNSVVLPDGKVVVFGGQAYPVPFSDATSVLTPELWDPATGVFTPLATMAVPRNYHSVANLLPDGRIFSGGGGLCGDCATNHADGAVFTPPYLLNADGSPKARPEITGGVPSKAAPGASLTVSTQAPVASFVLMRAAAATHSTDNDQRRVPLVSAPAGAGAYTVSVPADTGVVLPGTYMLFALDAQGVPSTGRFITVS